The genomic DNA CTGCTCATGGAGGACTCTGTTTGCAATGTCTTTCATGGGTCTATAGGAGGTACGTTTTTATTTCTACCAGATGCTAATAATGCATTTAACAATATAGGCCTTATTAGACTAAGGGCCTGGTTTAAGCTTCAGTGGTTGTTGTTTTTGCAGCTTTTAAATTGCTTGAGAAAGAAGTGGTGGCTATGATCGGTCCAATATCATCCTCTGTTGCTCATACGATGTCCGACATTGCCAAAGGGCTCCACTTTCCTCTTATTTCTTTTGCAGCAACTGATCCAACTCTTTCTGCTCTCCAGTTTCCCTTCTTTCTTCGGACTACACCTAATGATGCCCACCAAATGTCTGCCCTTGTGGAACTGATCGCTTTCTACGGATGGAAAGAGGTGATATCAGTATACTCAGATGATGAGCTCGGAAGAAATGGAGTTGCTGCTCTTGATGATGAACTGTACAAGAAAAGATCCAGAATTTCCTATAAAGTGCCTCTCTCAGTGCATTCTGATGAAAAATTCCTTACGGAAGCTTTAAAAAAATCCAAGTCCATCGGTCCTCGAGTTTATATTCTTCATTTTGGTCCTGACCCATCGCTCAGAATTTTTGATATAGCGCAAAAGCTGCAGATGATGACCCATGAATACGTGTGGCTCGCCACAGACTGGCTCTCAGTTACCTTAGATTCTTCTTTGAGTGACAAAGGTACTCTAAAACGTCTTGAAGGAGTAGTGGGGCTTCGTCAACACATCCCAGAATCAATAAAGATGCAACAATTCACACATAAACTGAAGAGCAACAGATCAATGAATGCCTACGCATTACATGCCTATGATACAGTGTGGATGATTGCATATGGCATCGAGAAGTTGCTAAATGAAGGAATCAACATAACCTTTTCTTACTCCGAAAAATTACTTCATGCAAAAGGAACTAAACTGCACCTGGAGAAAATCAAGTTTTTCAACAGTGGGGAGCTACTACTTGAGAAACTTCTGAAGGTGAACTTCACTGGTATAGCCGGTCAAGTTCAGTTTGGTTCTGGCCGAAACGTCATCGGCTGTGACTACGAAATCATCAATGTAGACAAAACTGGTGTTCATACTGTGGgtttttggtcaaaaaatgGAGGCTTTTCAGTTGTAGCCCCAAAACTCCAACATTCACAGAAGGAGACTAGCTTAGTTTCTGATGAAAAACTTGGAGACATAACCTGGCCTGGTGGTGGCCATGGAAAGCCACGTGGTTGGGTCATTGCAGATTCTGCAGATCCATTGAAGATTGTTATCCCAAGAAGAGTGAGTTTTGTCGAGTTTGTGACCGAAGAAAAGAACAGTAGCCATCGCATCAAAGGATATTGCATCGACATCTTCATTGAAGCATTGAAGTTCGTCCCTTACAATGTTCCTTACATATTTGAGCCATTCGGAAATGGCCATTCAAGTCCTAATTACAACCAGCTTATTCAAATGGTCACGGGTGGCGTAAGTATCCACTTCAACAGCGTTCAAAACTTATACGTAAAGCCTCAGAGATCACTAAACATTTCCGGAGTAACTTTAACTGAGATACTGGTTGGGCATTTCCTTGTTTTTCCATTTGTTTCAGGTATATGATGCAGCTGTTGGGGATTTTGCAATAGTCCCAAGCCGGTCAAAATTAGTAGATTTCTCGCAGCCATATGCTTCCACAGGCCTTGTGGTGGTGATTCCAGCTAATGACGACAATGCGACTTGGATTTTCCTGAGACCCTTCACCATCCGGTTATGGTGCGTCGTTCTAGTTTCATTCATGGTAATTGCAGTAGTCATTTGGATCCTCGAACATCGCTTCAATGAAGATTTCAGAGGGCCACCCCGAAGACAACTCGTCACAATGATGTTGTAAGTTCAGCTTGTAATAATTTCACTGAACTTGATAGTTCATTCTTggagtttgacaaaaaataaagatagtTCATTCTTGGAGTTTTATCTGACACATCCAGTCTGATTTGTCCTTGCAGGTTCAGCTTCTCAACTCTTTTCAAGAGAAACCGTGAGTAGCCTTAATATTATCCATATTTCTTTAAGAACcattaagaaagagaaaaacacaAGTTTAGAGTTACATTTGAGAATTTGTCTGATACATATACGACTCTCTATTGATTTTTCTATTAACTCACGTCAGTAATATTTCTGTTTTAACTTGTTCTTTCAACAGAAGAAGATACTGTAAGCAATCTAGCAAGACTAGTGATGATTGTATGGCTCTTTCTATTGATGGTTCTAACCGCTAGCTACACAGCAAACCTCACCTCAATCCTCACAGTTCAACAGCTTCCCTCTGCCATTACCGGAATCGATAGCTTGCGAGCAAGCGAGGTGCCTATCGGTTACCAGGCTGGGACGTTCACTTTCGAGTATTTAACCTACAGTCTTGGCATGGCTCGGTCTAGACTGGTCCCACTTGACTCAACTGAGGAGTATGAAAAGGCTCTAAAGCTGGGGCCAACCAATTGGGGAGGTGTGGCTGCCATTGTCGACGAGCTCCCGTACATCGAACTGTTTCTAGCAGAACGAGCAGGCTTCAAGATTGTCGGAGAGCCCTTTATGCACCGTGGTTGGGGATTTGTAAGTACGTTTTTCATGTTTCTCTTAATCAGAAACGAATCACGTAAAGATTTgaacttgtttttttggttaacaggCGTTTAAGAGAGATTCTCCACTGGCAGAAGATATGTCAACAGCTATCTTGAAACTCTCTGAGACCAGGAAACTGCAAGAGATACGGAAAAAATGGTTATGCAAGATGAACTGCGCAGAGAAATCAGATTGGAACCCAGAGCCAAACCAGCTACATCTCAAGAGCTTCAAAGGGTTGTACCTTGTCTGCATAGCAATCACGGCCTCTGCGTTTTTAGTGTATGTTCTCAGGATGATACGCCAGTTCGTGCGGTACAGACGGATGGATAGGACATGCTCAACGTCTCGCGCTTCTTGGTCGACTTCTCCTACGATGCGGCTTAGAGAACTGGTGTTTGATTTTGTGGAGTTTGtggatgagaaagaagaagctatcAAGAGAATGTTCAGGAGTGATGACTCTAATAACAATAGCAACACATCTCATGTTGTGGAAGTCCAAGAAGCTGATTCTGAGGTACCACGAAATTGATGAGTAGATTCCACTctatagggaaaaaaaaactgttattatGTATACGAATTGTACGGAGTTAGATATGAGCTAACATGTAAGTCAATACTCGAATCTATGTTCATTAGATTTGAGTATTACAACCTAGCAACATAAAATGCTGGTTAGAAAGACCCAGTGATAATATTACCATCATTTATAGCAGCTAACATATTGTATAGATTCTTAGGAGCTAAAAATAGTTTTAGTAGTTTATATGGCATTGACTTTATCTGATAAGGATTTGATACTCTAATAGAATACCCAAAACTTTCAAAAGCTTCCAACTTTGAATATATAAAGAACTTGTCAGAATTGAAAGGAAAAAGGTTGGATCTTTGGATGTATGTGTACGTCTATTGTACACATTAATTCCTTTGTATATCATTGCCACGTTCAATGAAGTATGAACTCATGAAACTTTTCTTTTACTCAACTTGGTATGCTAAATTGTTTTGTCTGACCCACTATTTGCTATTTTATTGGGATTTATTTCCTCTCTCTATTATAGTTTATCGCTACGTCCATGGAGTTTGCGTTCATTGAGTTGAATTATTAAACTatgattcttttttatatatttctgaaCCGTCTCTGAGATGGTTTCagttctgtttcttgatcaGTACAGAATCCAAGACAATTATATACAcacgtatatatatgtaaaatctaAGTTTTGATTCTTGGTTCGATCCAATGTTCACTACCCTTTTGTCTTTTTGTCTGACCCATATATTTATGtcttgatgttgatgttgaaaTCTATGGTCGTGAATGCTTCTTGGaccagattttttctttttgtctttaaacTCAGAATCGTCAAATGGGTAATCTCATGTGCCCGTAAAAACCAGTCCTTTCTGAGTTAAAGATGGGATTTTTCGTGATGATGAGATGTTGTGATTCCATGGGACTTATGCTCCTCCtatgtgtttttggtttctcgGTTTTGCCAACGGAAGGTGCTGGTGGAGAAAGTTTCTTAAAagactcttcttttccttctttgcCAAGCTCTGTCAACGTTGGAGCTCTGTTTACTTATGATTCTTTCATTGGAAGAGCGGCCAAACCCGCGTTTGTGGCTGCCATTGAAGAAGTTAATGCTGATCAGAGTATTCTCAGGAACACCAAACTCAATATCGTCTTCCAGGACTCAGACTGCAGCGGATTTGTTGGCACCATGAGAGGTACTTTTCGTTAACTGTTAGTTATACCTGAAAGTTGCTTGTGAAATTGTCCCAATGAAGCTGGGTTTGTATAGTAAATGTGGGTAAATTCAAATTGCTGAGCTTGTCTGGTTCATAAACCTcttgtttaaactttttttttttgcacatgAGAAAGGTGGATTGGTGATATGGTTTCTTATGGTGTAGCTTTGCAGCTAATGGAGAACAAAGTGGTTGCAGCCATTGGTCCACAATCTTCAGGACTTGGTCACATAATTTCCCATGTGGCCAATGAGCTCCATGTACCTCTCTTGTCATTTGCAGCAACAGACCCGACTCTTTCTTCGCTTCAGTTTCCTTATTTCCTTCGTACCACACAGAACGACAACTTCCAGATGAAAGCAATCGCGGATTTTGTATCCTATTGTCGATGGAGAGAAGTTGTTGCGATCTTTGTGGATAATGAGTATGGTAGGAACGGGGTATCTGCTTTGGGTGATGCTTTAGCCAAGAAACGTGCCAAGATCTCTTACAAGGCTGCAATAACACCTGGTGCAGGTAATAGCTCAATCAGTGGCTTATTGGCTTCTGTTAATCTGATGGAATCTCGCATCTTTGTTGTTCATGTGAATCCTGATTCGGGTTTGAACATATTCTCTGTCGCCAAGTCTCTTGGAATGATGGGAAGTGGCTATGTCTGGATTACCACTGATTGGCTTCTTACAGCTTTGGATTCAATGGAACCGTTGGATACCAAAGCTATGGATCTCTTGCAAGGAGTGGTTGCTTTTCGCCATTACACACCTGAGAGTGAAAAGAAGAGACAGTTTAAAGCAAGATGGAAAAACTTTAGATCCAAGGAGAGTTCAAAAAGTGATGATGGCTTCAATTCTTACGCGCTGTATGCTTATGATTCTGTTTGGTTAGTAGCTCGTGCTCTTGATGTTTTCTTCAGCCAAGGCAATACAGTGACTTTCTCTAGTGATCCTAATCTGAAAAATACCAACGACAGTAACATTAAGCTATCAGCACTTGACGTTTTCAATGAAGGGGAGAGGTTTTTACAGGCCATTCTTGAGATAAATTATACAGGTCTGACGGGAAAAATCGAGTTTGATTCAGAGAAAGACCGGATTAATCCAGCTTACGATATTCTAAACATGAAAAGTACAGGTCCACAGAGAGTCGGGTACTGGTCGAACCATACAGGTTTCTCAGTTGTGCCTCCGGAGACATTATACTCTAAGCCTTCAAACACATCTGCCAAAAACCAACGTCTCAATGAGATCATATGGCCAGGGGAAGTAAGAAAGCCACCTCGGGGTTGGGTTTTCCCTGACAATGGAAAGCCGCTCATAATCGGGGTGCCTAACCGTGTGAGCTACAAATACTATGCTTCTAAGGACAATAACTCGCTTGGTGTTAAAGGCTATTGCATTGACATCTTTGAAGCTGCGGTTCAATTGCTTCCGTATCCTGTTCCACGTACTTATGTATTATACGGGGACGGGAAAAGAAATCCTTCATATGACAACCTCATAGGTGAAGTTAATGCAAATGTGAGTCTTACTTATTCTTTCATTTACTCAATCAGGTACACGAAAAAGTATACTAACCTGTCTActgaattttctgttttatgtctCCTAGAGTTTTGATGTAGCTGTTGGAGATGTTACAATCATTACAAACAGAACCAAGTTTGTAGATTTCACGCAGCCATTTATGGAATCAGGGCTTGTGGTGGTAGCTCCAGTGAAGGGGGCCAAGTCTAGTCCTTGGTCGTTCTTGAAGCCATTCACTATAGAGATGTGGGCTGTGACCGGGGgcctttttctctttgttggaGCTGTCATTTGGATTCTTGAACACCGTTTTAACGAAGAATTCCGCGGACCTCCTAGGCGTCAAATCATTACCGTCTTCTGGTTAGTTCCACATGATTAGTAAATAGACGCAAAACTCATATTTATTAGTTTAAGTTTAGGCGCTAATGGTTTGCTTTGCCCGTCTTCAACGTTGCAGGTTTAGCTTCTCAACAATGTTCTTCTCTCACAGTATGTACACAACGTTGCAGGTTTAGCCTCTCAACAATGTTCTTCTCTCAAGTTGTTTATCCTGCTTCCTTTCTTGATCTCCAGGGGAGAACACAGTGAGCACGCTGGGGAGGTTTGTGCTACTCATATGGTTATTTGTGGTGCTAATCATCAACTCGAGTTACACGGCGAGTCTCACTTCAATCCTCACCGTTCAACAGCTAACATCACGGATAGAAGGAATGGACAGTCTAATAACAAGTAACGAAGCCATTGGAGTCCAAGACGGTAGCTTCGCGTGGAAATATCTGGTCAATGAACTTAACATAGCTCCATCAAGAATCATGCTGTTGAAAGACGAAGTAGAATATCTCTCTGCTCTTCAACGTGGTCCTAGAGGCGGTGGCGTTGCAGCCATAGTGGACGAGCTTCCTTACATTAAAGCTCTCTTGTCAAACAGCAACTGCAAGTTCCGTACAGTTGGACAGGAGTTCACCCGGACAGGCTGGGGATTTGTATGTAAACTCCAAACTCAATACCTTAAGATCAGTCTCTGTTCAAAATTTGCTTATTGGATCTTAAAACTTTACTTTCAGGCGTTCCAGAGAGACTCTCCTCTAGCTGTAGACATGTCGACTGCGATCTTGCAGCTGTCCGAAAAAGGAAAACTCGAGAGAATCCGCAAGAAATGGCTTACCTACGACCACGAATGCACAATGCAGATTTCAGACACAGAAAACTATCAACTCTCGGTACAGAGTTTTTGGGGACTCTTCTTGATCTGTGGCATCGTTTGGTTTATTGCACTCGCACTCTTCTGCTGGAAAGTGTTCTGGCAATACCAACGGTTAAGACCCGAAGTGAGTGATGAAGAAAGGACGAGCGAAGAAGCTGGTTCTTCTTCTAGACCAGGGAGAAGTTTGAGAGCGGCAAGTTTCAAGGATTTGATCAAAGTTGTTGATAAGAGAGAAGCAGAGATGAAGGAGATGCTTAGGGAGAAGAGCAGTAAGAAACTCAAAGCTAGCCAAAGCTCAGCTGAGAATTCGCGATCAAAACATTCTGAAACCTCCATAGAGGCGGTTACATAGATAAGCAGAGAGTTACACAATTTGTGTAAAATGACTACAGATGGATAACATTACTTAGAAAGGTAATGTACATAGATTTATTTATCATAAGGTCTTTTAGAAAGATGGGGACAGGACAATACATAGAACATAGAtaaaaatgcaatttttttcATACCAATCTCACAAGAGGAACAACAAGTGAACTGAAATTACTGAATCATGAATAAAGAGCATTTGTAAAAATGGAACTCTCTGTGTATGGGTAAAAATGATCATGTCTTGCAAATTCAATAGTTGAACGTTGTGTTTCTAATTAACCACTCAATCGACCCGGAATAGTGACAGCCGGTTTAACGGTTCGGTTTAATCTATACCGagtgattctttgtttttttgtttttgcagttgCAACCCCTTCACGTACGTACCTCTCACTCTTTCATATCGCGACCCGAATCTAGGGTTTAAAGCAGTGTCGTCTCCGCCATGAAAACACGGCGGCAGCACGTCTCCGATGATGATGTAACCATTTCCCGACAAAATGCGCGACCGCAGACCTCAGCAAATGGTGGAGAAAACGCATTGGCCATCCCAATTGATCTCGTTTGCGAGATATGCTCGAGGTTGCCGGCGAAATCAGTAGCGATATGTAGCTGTGTGTCGAAGCTCTGGGCCTCCACACTTGGTCTTTCCTATTTTACTGAGTTGTTCTTCAGCAGATCATCGGCTCGGCCGCAGCTATTGTTCGCCTACCAAAATCACGgcgggttcttcttcttctcctcgccTCAAAATCATCCCGATGAGGACTCGTCTTCTGTTGTAGCTGCCAATCGTCTTACGCATTTCCCCTTTGATAGTTACTGTAAAATTGGTGGTATTGTCCATGGCTTGGTCTGTCTTGTAGATAAGCGGATCTCAAAGGGAAGGACAGAAACGGTGGCGgtgatatgtaaccctagcacAGGAGAATCCTTACCTTTACCAAAAGTGAAGACGATGAAACTTAATGGGAGAAGCTTTATGGGATATGATCCGATTGGTAAACAATTCAAGGTATTGTCCATGACCTGGCCACGTTATGGAAGAAGACTAACCTTGATCGAGTGTAGTCTCCCCAATCATTCTGTATATGATGAAACTGGAATATGCATCAGTGGTGGTTTGTATTTTCAAGCTTCGGTTAATAGGGTTTCTAAGGTAATTTGCTTTGATGTAAGGTCTGAAAAGTTTACAGTTATTAACCTTGATAAAGGTATGGTGTCTTGGCCTGAGCCAACTCTGGTTAACTACAAGGGTAAATTAGGTTCACTTGAAGTTGAAGTGTCAGAGATTGAGTATATGACAGTTACTGGAGATACTAAATATTGTCTTCAGTTGTGGGTTTTAGTAGACGCAGAGAAACACGAATGGTTAAAGCATAGGTTCTTATTGCCCACTTTGTGGAAGAATGTAGTTGGGAAGTTACACGTTGTTGGAGTGACCGTACAAATGAAATTGTGTTGTCGCCGTATTATCCCTCCGGccctttttatgttttctactacAATTTCGAGAGCCATACTGTCAGAAAAGTTGAAATGCAAGGAATTGATGTAGTTAAGAATCGCAGGGTTCACATCTTTGTAGACCATGTAGAGAACGTGACGCTTATGCAAATGTTTT from Camelina sativa cultivar DH55 chromosome 7, Cs, whole genome shotgun sequence includes the following:
- the LOC104749626 gene encoding glutamate receptor 3.5 isoform X3 — protein: MGFFVMMRCCDSMGLMLLLCVFGFSVLPTEGAGGESFLKDSSFPSLPSSVNVGALFTYDSFIGRAAKPAFVAAIEEVNADQSILRNTKLNIVFQDSDCSGFVGTMRALQLMENKVVAAIGPQSSGLGHIISHVANELHVPLLSFAATDPTLSSLQFPYFLRTTQNDNFQMKAIADFVSYCRWREVVAIFVDNEYGRNGVSALGDALAKKRAKISYKAAITPGAGNSSISGLLASVNLMESRIFVVHVNPDSGLNIFSVAKSLGMMGSGYVWITTDWLLTALDSMEPLDTKAMDLLQGVVAFRHYTPESEKKRQFKARWKNFRSKESSKSDDGFNSYALYAYDSVWLVARALDVFFSQGNTVTFSSDPNLKNTNDSNIKLSALDVFNEGERFLQAILEINYTGLTGKIEFDSEKDRINPAYDILNMKSTGPQRVGYWSNHTGFSVVPPETLYSKPSNTSAKNQRLNEIIWPGEVRKPPRGWVFPDNGKPLIIGVPNRVSYKYYASKDNNSLGVKGYCIDIFEAAVQLLPYPVPRTYVLYGDGKRNPSYDNLIGEVNANSFDVAVGDVTIITNRTKFVDFTQPFMESGLVVVAPVKGAKSSPWSFLKPFTIEMWAVTGGLFLFVGAVIWILEHRFNEEFRGPPRRQIITVFWFSFSTMFFSHRENTVSTLGS
- the LOC104749626 gene encoding glutamate receptor 3.5 isoform X2: MENKVVAAIGPQSSGLGHIISHVANELHVPLLSFAATDPTLSSLQFPYFLRTTQNDNFQMKAIADFVSYCRWREVVAIFVDNEYGRNGVSALGDALAKKRAKISYKAAITPGAGNSSISGLLASVNLMESRIFVVHVNPDSGLNIFSVAKSLGMMGSGYVWITTDWLLTALDSMEPLDTKAMDLLQGVVAFRHYTPESEKKRQFKARWKNFRSKESSKSDDGFNSYALYAYDSVWLVARALDVFFSQGNTVTFSSDPNLKNTNDSNIKLSALDVFNEGERFLQAILEINYTGLTGKIEFDSEKDRINPAYDILNMKSTGPQRVGYWSNHTGFSVVPPETLYSKPSNTSAKNQRLNEIIWPGEVRKPPRGWVFPDNGKPLIIGVPNRVSYKYYASKDNNSLGVKGYCIDIFEAAVQLLPYPVPRTYVLYGDGKRNPSYDNLIGEVNANSFDVAVGDVTIITNRTKFVDFTQPFMESGLVVVAPVKGAKSSPWSFLKPFTIEMWAVTGGLFLFVGAVIWILEHRFNEEFRGPPRRQIITVFWFSFSTMFFSHRENTVSTLGRFVLLIWLFVVLIINSSYTASLTSILTVQQLTSRIEGMDSLITSNEAIGVQDGSFAWKYLVNELNIAPSRIMLLKDEVEYLSALQRGPRGGGVAAIVDELPYIKALLSNSNCKFRTVGQEFTRTGWGFAFQRDSPLAVDMSTAILQLSEKGKLERIRKKWLTYDHECTMQISDTENYQLSVQSFWGLFLICGIVWFIALALFCWKVFWQYQRLRPEVSDEERTSEEAGSSSRPGRSLRAASFKDLIKVVDKREAEMKEMLREKSSKKLKASQSSAENSRSKHSETSIEAVT
- the LOC104704273 gene encoding F-box protein DOR-like — encoded protein: MKTRRQHVSDDDVTISRQNARPQTSANGGENALAIPIDLVCEICSRLPAKSVAICSCVSKLWASTLGLSYFTELFFSRSSARPQLLFAYQNHGGFFFFSSPQNHPDEDSSSVVAANRLTHFPFDSYCKIGGIVHGLVCLVDKRISKGRTETVAVICNPSTGESLPLPKVKTMKLNGRSFMGYDPIGKQFKVLSMTWPRYGRRLTLIECSLPNHSVYDETGICISGGLYFQASVNRVSKVICFDVRSEKFTVINLDKGMVSWPEPTLVNYKGKLGSLEVEVSEIEYMTVTGDTKYCLQLWVLVDAEKHEWLKHRFLLPTLWKNVVGKLHVVGVTVQMKLCCRRIIPPALFMFSTTISRAILSEKLKCKELM
- the LOC104700219 gene encoding glutamate receptor 3.7 isoform X1; translation: MGLGIDSFVAITALILAFLVVPMGCQRPDVVNLGAVFAFDSVIGRAAKVALEAAVSDVNADTSVLNGTKLRLLMEDSVCNVFHGSIGAFKLLEKEVVAMIGPISSSVAHTMSDIAKGLHFPLISFAATDPTLSALQFPFFLRTTPNDAHQMSALVELIAFYGWKEVISVYSDDELGRNGVAALDDELYKKRSRISYKVPLSVHSDEKFLTEALKKSKSIGPRVYILHFGPDPSLRIFDIAQKLQMMTHEYVWLATDWLSVTLDSSLSDKGTLKRLEGVVGLRQHIPESIKMQQFTHKLKSNRSMNAYALHAYDTVWMIAYGIEKLLNEGINITFSYSEKLLHAKGTKLHLEKIKFFNSGELLLEKLLKVNFTGIAGQVQFGSGRNVIGCDYEIINVDKTGVHTVGFWSKNGGFSVVAPKLQHSQKETSLVSDEKLGDITWPGGGHGKPRGWVIADSADPLKIVIPRRVSFVEFVTEEKNSSHRIKGYCIDIFIEALKFVPYNVPYIFEPFGNGHSSPNYNQLIQMVTGGVYDAAVGDFAIVPSRSKLVDFSQPYASTGLVVVIPANDDNATWIFLRPFTIRLWCVVLVSFMVIAVVIWILEHRFNEDFRGPPRRQLVTMMLFSFSTLFKRNQEDTVSNLARLVMIVWLFLLMVLTASYTANLTSILTVQQLPSAITGIDSLRASEVPIGYQAGTFTFEYLTYSLGMARSRLVPLDSTEEYEKALKLGPTNWGGVAAIVDELPYIELFLAERAGFKIVGEPFMHRGWGFAFKRDSPLAEDMSTAILKLSETRKLQEIRKKWLCKMNCAEKSDWNPEPNQLHLKSFKGLYLVCIAITASAFLVYVLRMIRQFVRYRRMDRTCSTSRASWSTSPTMRLRELVFDFVEFVDEKEEAIKRMFRSDDSNNNSNTSHVVEVQEADSEVPRN
- the LOC104700219 gene encoding glutamate receptor 3.7 isoform X2, translating into MGLGIDSFVAITALILAFLVVPMGCQRPDVVNLGAVFAFDSVIGRAAKVALEAAVSDVNADTSVLNGTKLRLLMEDSVCNVFHGSIGAFKLLEKEVVAMIGPISSSVAHTMSDIAKGLHFPLISFAATDPTLSALQFPFFLRTTPNDAHQMSALVELIAFYGWKEVISVYSDDELGRNGVAALDDELYKKRSRISYKVPLSVHSDEKFLTEALKKSKSIGPRVYILHFGPDPSLRIFDIAQKLQMMTHEYVWLATDWLSVTLDSSLSDKGTLKRLEGVVGLRQHIPESIKMQQFTHKLKSNRSMNAYALHAYDTVWMIAYGIEKLLNEGINITFSYSEKLLHAKGTKLHLEKIKFFNSGELLLEKLLKVNFTGIAGQVQFGSGRNVIGCDYEIINVDKTGVHTVGFWSKNGGFSVVAPKLQHSQKETSLVSDEKLGDITWPGGGHGKPRGWVIADSADPLKIVIPRRVSFVEFVTEEKNSSHRIKGYCIDIFIEALKFVPYNVPYIFEPFGNGHSSPNYNQLIQMVTGGVYDAAVGDFAIVPSRSKLVDFSQPYASTGLVVVIPANDDNATWIFLRPFTIRLWCVVLVSFMVIAVVIWILEHRFNEDFRGPPRRQLVTMMLFSFSTLFKRNQEDTVSNLARLVMIVWLFLLMVLTASYTANLTSILTVQQLPSAITGIDSLRASEVPIGYQAGTFTFEYLTYSLGMARSRLVPLDSTEEYEKALKLGPTNWGGVAAIVDELPYIELFLAERAGFKIVGEPFMHRGWGFVSV
- the LOC104749626 gene encoding glutamate receptor 3.5 isoform X1, with translation MGFFVMMRCCDSMGLMLLLCVFGFSVLPTEGAGGESFLKDSSFPSLPSSVNVGALFTYDSFIGRAAKPAFVAAIEEVNADQSILRNTKLNIVFQDSDCSGFVGTMRALQLMENKVVAAIGPQSSGLGHIISHVANELHVPLLSFAATDPTLSSLQFPYFLRTTQNDNFQMKAIADFVSYCRWREVVAIFVDNEYGRNGVSALGDALAKKRAKISYKAAITPGAGNSSISGLLASVNLMESRIFVVHVNPDSGLNIFSVAKSLGMMGSGYVWITTDWLLTALDSMEPLDTKAMDLLQGVVAFRHYTPESEKKRQFKARWKNFRSKESSKSDDGFNSYALYAYDSVWLVARALDVFFSQGNTVTFSSDPNLKNTNDSNIKLSALDVFNEGERFLQAILEINYTGLTGKIEFDSEKDRINPAYDILNMKSTGPQRVGYWSNHTGFSVVPPETLYSKPSNTSAKNQRLNEIIWPGEVRKPPRGWVFPDNGKPLIIGVPNRVSYKYYASKDNNSLGVKGYCIDIFEAAVQLLPYPVPRTYVLYGDGKRNPSYDNLIGEVNANSFDVAVGDVTIITNRTKFVDFTQPFMESGLVVVAPVKGAKSSPWSFLKPFTIEMWAVTGGLFLFVGAVIWILEHRFNEEFRGPPRRQIITVFWFSFSTMFFSHRENTVSTLGRFVLLIWLFVVLIINSSYTASLTSILTVQQLTSRIEGMDSLITSNEAIGVQDGSFAWKYLVNELNIAPSRIMLLKDEVEYLSALQRGPRGGGVAAIVDELPYIKALLSNSNCKFRTVGQEFTRTGWGFAFQRDSPLAVDMSTAILQLSEKGKLERIRKKWLTYDHECTMQISDTENYQLSVQSFWGLFLICGIVWFIALALFCWKVFWQYQRLRPEVSDEERTSEEAGSSSRPGRSLRAASFKDLIKVVDKREAEMKEMLREKSSKKLKASQSSAENSRSKHSETSIEAVT